Proteins encoded in a region of the Zea mays cultivar B73 chromosome 4, Zm-B73-REFERENCE-NAM-5.0, whole genome shotgun sequence genome:
- the LOC103653460 gene encoding uncharacterized protein isoform X1, whose protein sequence is MRKAGAKEGSIGSKGAIDVNSLSVSTEIAGRPSDLMIKSCTCTGRLSSSSAHNLTDTYISMTCKSCTGESTEDRGGPSCSGKLNNMGLELPRPIDLEVKWMTVKKRQRDTRRARASFGEDTSRDGIGSFCLSGCATNQEMAQDAPVSESEKFGVSILGRRFSDPMENVPIKKRRFHMDFSPSPPFTPLLVDPYEKIPGSSSKAVRSYEKHYKLKTQQIEYKVGNKGRFGDDDFSGIDILASAACESEMSGGILDGECSTLAHLPEERKLENTTGSSKLSLLHNMEDTLNIPGTSHCIYDMPLGSSRSAPDMKSLFVATPTILENLVESASAPKVNCSLYSALNNANEIEIVSDAKSTSVAIANSSDNPEKTIGCLKDTVVQTNHANATNAKSTSVAIANSSDNPEKTIGCSQDTVVQTNHANATRDSRLHWDLNVAMEAWGTDCGAVEDPLVATVSDHDDARNDMNKPGTSHHFESRDGSVVDHSVDTHMDDALKHVSANTKDTCDSPADSPSHPSRNLQLLESGYVGSDALAETMDLPDQKNSRFASAMDSHIRSDPEPALIMEHFASASHVEKINGSHPEPVQCDGLSNMSSVNVHIGSNSLQTSELGTTLKPLASILVSEESKNLPTVGTSHKKVTDFGWSDNKLEEASEQSISESKNQELLDVDSETSKKGEHDTGIFYANERTKYAENLIHPEDNHGSSNCDMAHVHEENGAVAMINSKDSLITCANSSTVETYYISDAAPQVPVPSSECHKLECFTDAGSTVDSKSAAHSYQNGCENELGKVISNVRSDQCYETDTSHISKNLAGVEKVYVEEDDSQYEDGELRESGDCYWVDDGYEDVKHANWHYQVSDYKNEEATPGLTSLHTDSVANNVVIPVANDNGPQSRKEDIAVSPVSSKCSWLTNCLDGGSIADGKSQSIHLRGDTNMYGSNPSRVAVRSATTVSQSERCNDALGDMLNIRMKNTGWDMMPEDQKHSQHDARDVTDSSNRCVLSSDAARDDDSLQKKGLLNRDLQGVERQKSFDRPQRNELSRSDDGYGSGSKSGRAMDSHGSHDMYGTSRHVQTSARVEWVESSKRPRSTRHKSPEYYNYGTSGPRNAAEAAVAKMQSSGFVVARDGTLVRAVDAANAGQMPRRMRNPLSSSCHLISGWGSPVDRDEACGMSRGPVHARKASPERHFGANSNRSSRYGSEMEKNHTTDANLSSVHCSLSSRQRGTPTSRASLNLSRAHSRSPSGSRSRSPHDWAPRNRGKIMANGGSTLWKHSRSPPNHMTKGEIGRMASPRRQPGYDDRAMCYSPLSRNNTYSKNASTWVDGRNGSAVDISDDHNKRYSRRSSPLRITSRNDRFDVMDSQGRPRSGEFYRPTQGRLLYGYNRENKHGRNGEDGRECTDRYANNSVKRYDRSGAVKQFRNDTGDKFRTRISAPRSPDLQRGVSPRRFDRSFER, encoded by the exons ATCAAATCTTGTACTTGCACTGGAAGGTTATCATCTTCTTCAGCTCATAATCTTACAGACACATATATTTCAATGACCTGCAAAAGCTGTACTGGTGAATCAACAGAAGACAGAGGTGGGCCATCGTGTAGCGGCAAGCTTAACAATATGGGTTTGGAGCTCCCAAGGCCTATAGATCTTGAGGTTAAATGGATGACTGTAAAAAAAAGGCAAAGGGACACCAGGAGAGCAAGGGCTTCCTTTGGCGAAGACACAAGCAGGGATGGAATTGGATCTTTCTGTTTATCTGGCTGTGCTACAAATCAAGAGATGGCGCAAGACGCTCCAGTCTCTGAATCTGAGAAG TTTGGAGTATCCATTCTTGGTAGACGCTTTAGTGATCCCATGGAAAATGTTCCTATAAAAAAGAGAAGATTTCATATGGATTTTTCTCCATCACCTCCATTCACTCCATTGCTAGTGGATCCATATgaaaagataccgggaagctcttCTAAAGCTGTCAGATCATATGAGAAACATTATAAGCTTAAGACGCAACAAATTGAGTATAAGGTGGGAAACAAAGGTCGTTTTGGTGACGATGATTTTTCTGGTATTGATATACTAGCTTCTGCTGCCTGTGAAAGTGAGATGAGTGGTGGAATATTAGATGGGGAGTGCTCAACGTTAGCTCACCTCCCAGAAGAAAGGAAACTGGAGAATACTACTGGTAGCAGCAAattgagtctattacataacatgGAGGATACGTTAAATATTCCTGGTACTTCACATTGCATATATGATATGCCTCTTGGGTCTTCTAGATCTGCTCCAGATATGAAGTCCTTATTTGTTGCCACACCAACTATCTTAGAAAATCTTGTTGAATCGGCATCTGCTCCCAAGGTTAATTGTTCATTATATTCTGCACTGAACAATGCAAACGAAATAGAGATTGTTTCTGATGCTAAGTCTACAAGTGTTGCAATTGCAAACAGTTCAGACAATCCAGAAAAAACTATAGGATGTTTAAAGGATACAGTTGTGCAAACCAACCATGCCAATGCGACTAATGCCAAGTCTACAAGTGTTGCAATTGCAAACAGTTCAGACAATCCAGAAAAAACTATAGGATGTTCACAGGATACAGTTGTGCAAACCAACCATGCCAATGCGACTCGTGATTCTAGGCTGCACTGGGATCTTAATGTTGCCATGGAGGCATGGGGCACTGATTGCGGTGCTGTTGAGGATCCTTTAGTTGCTACTGTAAGTGATCATGATGATGCCAGAAATGACATGAACAAACCAGGGACATCTCATCATTTTGAGTCAAGAGATGGTAGTGTAGTTGATCACTCTGTTGACACTCATATGGATGATGCACTGAAACACGTGTCTGCTAATACAAAGGATACATGTGATTCTCCTGCTGACAGTCCGTCTCACCCTTCGCGCAACTTGCAGCTATTGGAATCTGGATATGTAGGGAGTGATGCCCTTGCTGAAACAATGGATTTGCCTGACCAGAAGAATAGCAGGTTCGCTTCAGCTATGGATTCACATATTAGATCTGATCCAGAACCAGCTCTTATCATGGAGCATTTTGCTTCAGCTTCACATGTGGAGAAAATCAATGGTTCGCATCCCGAACCTGTTCAATGTGATGGTTTGTCTAATATGTCTTCTGTGAATGTCCATATTGGAAGTAATTCACTCCAAACAAGTGAATTGGGCACCACATTAAAGCCTTTGGCTAGCATATTAGTTTCTGAGGAAAGCAAAAACCTTCCAACAGTAGGCACTTCCCATAAAAAGGTTACTGACTTTGGCTGGAGTGATAATAAGCTTGAAGAAGCTTCTGAACAAAGCATATCTGAATCTAAGAACCAGGAGCTTTTGGATGTTGATTCAGAAACTAGTAAGAAGGGTGAACATGACACTGGTATATTTTATGCCAACGAAAGGACAAAATATGCAGAAAATCTCATTCATCCAGAGGACAACCATGGATCTTCTAATTGTGATATGGCTCATGTACATGAAGAAAATGGTGCTGTTGCAATGATTAATTCTAAAGACTCTTTAATTACTTGTGCCAACAGTAGCACTGTAgagacatattacatttcagatgcAGCTCCTCAGGTTCCTGTTCCCAGTTCAGAATGCCACAAACTGGAATGTTTTACTGATGCGGGCAGCACTGTGGATTCAAAATCTGCAGCGCACAGCTACCAGAATGGTTGCGAAAATGAGCTTGGGAAGGTCATATCAAATGTTCGTTCAGATCAATGCTATGAAACTGACACATCACATATTAGCAAAAATCTAGCTGGGGTTGAAAAAGTTTATGTCGAGGAGGACGATTCTCAATATGAGGATGGGGAACTTAGAGAATCTGGTGATTGTTATTGGGTGGATGATGGTTATGAAGATGTTAAACATGCCAACTGGCATTATCAGGTATCAGATTACAAGAATGAAGAAGCTACTCCTGGCCTCACGTCTCTCCATACTGATTCTGTTGCAAATAATGTGGTTATTCCTGTTGCTAATGACAATGGACCACAATCTAGAAAGGAGGACATTGCTGTTTCACCTGTGTCATCTAAGTGTTCATGGTTAACAAACTGCTTAGATGGTGGATCTATAGCTGATGGAAAGTCTCAAAGTATTCATTTGAGAGGTGATACTAACATGTATGGGTCAAACCCAAGCCGTGTAGCAGTTAGATCTGCTACAACAGTAAGCCAGTCTGAAAGGTGCAACGATGCCCTAGGTGATATGTTAAATATCAGAATGAAGAACACAGGTTGGGATATGATGCCTGAAGATCAAAAGCACTCTCAACATGATGCAAGGGATGTGACTGATTCGTCTAATCGGTGTGTTTTGAGCTCAGATGCGGCTAGAGACGATGATTCACTGCAAAAAAAGGGACTATTGAATAGAGATCTTCAAGGAGTGGAACGGCAAAAATCATTTGACAGACCCCAGAGGAATGAATTGAGCAG ATCTGACGATGGTTATGGCTCAGGCTCAAAATCTGGAAGGGCAATGGACTCTCATGGATCGCATGACATGTATGGCACATCCCGTCATGTTCAGACAAGCGCTCGGGTGGAGTGGGTGGAAAGTTCAAAACGTCCTCGTTCTACTCGGCACAAATCACCTGAATATTATAATTATGGCACATCAGGTCCAAGGAATGCTGCAGAAGCTGCTGTGGCAAAGATGCAGAGCAGTGGCTTTGTTGTTGCACGTGATGGCACTTTAGTAAGAGCTGTTGATGCTGCAAATGCTGGTCAGATGCCCAGAAGGATGCGAAATCCTTTAAGTAGCTCATGCCACCTGATTTCTGGATGGGGTTCCCCAGTTGACAGGGATGAAGCCTGTGGGATGTCCAGAGGCCCCGTGCATGCTAGGAAAGCATCTCCAGAGCGTCACTTTGGTGCAAATAGTAACCGGTCCAGTCGATATGGTTCTGAAATGGAGAAAAATCATACTACTGATGCAAATTTGAGTTCTGTCCATTGCTCGCTGTCCAGTAGACAACGAGGCACCCCGACATCTAGAGCATCACTTAACCTTTCCCGTGCTCACAGCAGATCTCCTTCTGGGTCCAGGTCTCGATCCCCACATGATTGGGCACCTAGGAACAGAGGCAAGATCATGGCAAATGGAGGTTCAACTTTATGGAAGCATAGTAGATCTCCACCTAATCACATGACTAAAGGTGAAATTGGTAGAATGGCTTCACCTCGGAGACAACCTGGATATGATGATCGAGCTATGTGTTACAGTCCACTATCAAGAAACAACACATACTCCAAGAATGCTTCGACATGGGTTGATGGAAGGAATGGTTCAGCAGTGGATATTTCTGATGATCATAATAAAAGGTATTCAAGGAGAAGCTCACCTCTGAGAATTACCTCACGGAATGACAGATTTGATGTCATGGACTCCCAAGGACGACCAAGGTCTGGAGAATTCTACCGTCCGACACAAGGAAGACTTCTTTATGGTTACAATAGGGAAAATAAGCATGGCAGAAATGGTGAAGATGGAAGGGAATGCACTGATAGATATGCGAATAATTCTGTCAAGCGATATGACCGGAGTGGTGCAGTAAAGCAATTTAGAAATGATACTGGTGATAAATTTCGGACTCGTATTTCTGCTCCCAGATCGCCAGATCTCCAAAGGGGGGTGAGTCCTCGGAGATTTGACAGAAGCTTTGAGAGGTAG
- the LOC103653460 gene encoding uncharacterized protein isoform X2, with the protein MIKSCTCTGRLSSSSAHNLTDTYISMTCKSCTGESTEDRGGPSCSGKLNNMGLELPRPIDLEVKWMTVKKRQRDTRRARASFGEDTSRDGIGSFCLSGCATNQEMAQDAPVSESEKFGVSILGRRFSDPMENVPIKKRRFHMDFSPSPPFTPLLVDPYEKIPGSSSKAVRSYEKHYKLKTQQIEYKVGNKGRFGDDDFSGIDILASAACESEMSGGILDGECSTLAHLPEERKLENTTGSSKLSLLHNMEDTLNIPGTSHCIYDMPLGSSRSAPDMKSLFVATPTILENLVESASAPKVNCSLYSALNNANEIEIVSDAKSTSVAIANSSDNPEKTIGCLKDTVVQTNHANATNAKSTSVAIANSSDNPEKTIGCSQDTVVQTNHANATRDSRLHWDLNVAMEAWGTDCGAVEDPLVATVSDHDDARNDMNKPGTSHHFESRDGSVVDHSVDTHMDDALKHVSANTKDTCDSPADSPSHPSRNLQLLESGYVGSDALAETMDLPDQKNSRFASAMDSHIRSDPEPALIMEHFASASHVEKINGSHPEPVQCDGLSNMSSVNVHIGSNSLQTSELGTTLKPLASILVSEESKNLPTVGTSHKKVTDFGWSDNKLEEASEQSISESKNQELLDVDSETSKKGEHDTGIFYANERTKYAENLIHPEDNHGSSNCDMAHVHEENGAVAMINSKDSLITCANSSTVETYYISDAAPQVPVPSSECHKLECFTDAGSTVDSKSAAHSYQNGCENELGKVISNVRSDQCYETDTSHISKNLAGVEKVYVEEDDSQYEDGELRESGDCYWVDDGYEDVKHANWHYQVSDYKNEEATPGLTSLHTDSVANNVVIPVANDNGPQSRKEDIAVSPVSSKCSWLTNCLDGGSIADGKSQSIHLRGDTNMYGSNPSRVAVRSATTVSQSERCNDALGDMLNIRMKNTGWDMMPEDQKHSQHDARDVTDSSNRCVLSSDAARDDDSLQKKGLLNRDLQGVERQKSFDRPQRNELSRSDDGYGSGSKSGRAMDSHGSHDMYGTSRHVQTSARVEWVESSKRPRSTRHKSPEYYNYGTSGPRNAAEAAVAKMQSSGFVVARDGTLVRAVDAANAGQMPRRMRNPLSSSCHLISGWGSPVDRDEACGMSRGPVHARKASPERHFGANSNRSSRYGSEMEKNHTTDANLSSVHCSLSSRQRGTPTSRASLNLSRAHSRSPSGSRSRSPHDWAPRNRGKIMANGGSTLWKHSRSPPNHMTKGEIGRMASPRRQPGYDDRAMCYSPLSRNNTYSKNASTWVDGRNGSAVDISDDHNKRYSRRSSPLRITSRNDRFDVMDSQGRPRSGEFYRPTQGRLLYGYNRENKHGRNGEDGRECTDRYANNSVKRYDRSGAVKQFRNDTGDKFRTRISAPRSPDLQRGVSPRRFDRSFER; encoded by the exons ATCAAATCTTGTACTTGCACTGGAAGGTTATCATCTTCTTCAGCTCATAATCTTACAGACACATATATTTCAATGACCTGCAAAAGCTGTACTGGTGAATCAACAGAAGACAGAGGTGGGCCATCGTGTAGCGGCAAGCTTAACAATATGGGTTTGGAGCTCCCAAGGCCTATAGATCTTGAGGTTAAATGGATGACTGTAAAAAAAAGGCAAAGGGACACCAGGAGAGCAAGGGCTTCCTTTGGCGAAGACACAAGCAGGGATGGAATTGGATCTTTCTGTTTATCTGGCTGTGCTACAAATCAAGAGATGGCGCAAGACGCTCCAGTCTCTGAATCTGAGAAG TTTGGAGTATCCATTCTTGGTAGACGCTTTAGTGATCCCATGGAAAATGTTCCTATAAAAAAGAGAAGATTTCATATGGATTTTTCTCCATCACCTCCATTCACTCCATTGCTAGTGGATCCATATgaaaagataccgggaagctcttCTAAAGCTGTCAGATCATATGAGAAACATTATAAGCTTAAGACGCAACAAATTGAGTATAAGGTGGGAAACAAAGGTCGTTTTGGTGACGATGATTTTTCTGGTATTGATATACTAGCTTCTGCTGCCTGTGAAAGTGAGATGAGTGGTGGAATATTAGATGGGGAGTGCTCAACGTTAGCTCACCTCCCAGAAGAAAGGAAACTGGAGAATACTACTGGTAGCAGCAAattgagtctattacataacatgGAGGATACGTTAAATATTCCTGGTACTTCACATTGCATATATGATATGCCTCTTGGGTCTTCTAGATCTGCTCCAGATATGAAGTCCTTATTTGTTGCCACACCAACTATCTTAGAAAATCTTGTTGAATCGGCATCTGCTCCCAAGGTTAATTGTTCATTATATTCTGCACTGAACAATGCAAACGAAATAGAGATTGTTTCTGATGCTAAGTCTACAAGTGTTGCAATTGCAAACAGTTCAGACAATCCAGAAAAAACTATAGGATGTTTAAAGGATACAGTTGTGCAAACCAACCATGCCAATGCGACTAATGCCAAGTCTACAAGTGTTGCAATTGCAAACAGTTCAGACAATCCAGAAAAAACTATAGGATGTTCACAGGATACAGTTGTGCAAACCAACCATGCCAATGCGACTCGTGATTCTAGGCTGCACTGGGATCTTAATGTTGCCATGGAGGCATGGGGCACTGATTGCGGTGCTGTTGAGGATCCTTTAGTTGCTACTGTAAGTGATCATGATGATGCCAGAAATGACATGAACAAACCAGGGACATCTCATCATTTTGAGTCAAGAGATGGTAGTGTAGTTGATCACTCTGTTGACACTCATATGGATGATGCACTGAAACACGTGTCTGCTAATACAAAGGATACATGTGATTCTCCTGCTGACAGTCCGTCTCACCCTTCGCGCAACTTGCAGCTATTGGAATCTGGATATGTAGGGAGTGATGCCCTTGCTGAAACAATGGATTTGCCTGACCAGAAGAATAGCAGGTTCGCTTCAGCTATGGATTCACATATTAGATCTGATCCAGAACCAGCTCTTATCATGGAGCATTTTGCTTCAGCTTCACATGTGGAGAAAATCAATGGTTCGCATCCCGAACCTGTTCAATGTGATGGTTTGTCTAATATGTCTTCTGTGAATGTCCATATTGGAAGTAATTCACTCCAAACAAGTGAATTGGGCACCACATTAAAGCCTTTGGCTAGCATATTAGTTTCTGAGGAAAGCAAAAACCTTCCAACAGTAGGCACTTCCCATAAAAAGGTTACTGACTTTGGCTGGAGTGATAATAAGCTTGAAGAAGCTTCTGAACAAAGCATATCTGAATCTAAGAACCAGGAGCTTTTGGATGTTGATTCAGAAACTAGTAAGAAGGGTGAACATGACACTGGTATATTTTATGCCAACGAAAGGACAAAATATGCAGAAAATCTCATTCATCCAGAGGACAACCATGGATCTTCTAATTGTGATATGGCTCATGTACATGAAGAAAATGGTGCTGTTGCAATGATTAATTCTAAAGACTCTTTAATTACTTGTGCCAACAGTAGCACTGTAgagacatattacatttcagatgcAGCTCCTCAGGTTCCTGTTCCCAGTTCAGAATGCCACAAACTGGAATGTTTTACTGATGCGGGCAGCACTGTGGATTCAAAATCTGCAGCGCACAGCTACCAGAATGGTTGCGAAAATGAGCTTGGGAAGGTCATATCAAATGTTCGTTCAGATCAATGCTATGAAACTGACACATCACATATTAGCAAAAATCTAGCTGGGGTTGAAAAAGTTTATGTCGAGGAGGACGATTCTCAATATGAGGATGGGGAACTTAGAGAATCTGGTGATTGTTATTGGGTGGATGATGGTTATGAAGATGTTAAACATGCCAACTGGCATTATCAGGTATCAGATTACAAGAATGAAGAAGCTACTCCTGGCCTCACGTCTCTCCATACTGATTCTGTTGCAAATAATGTGGTTATTCCTGTTGCTAATGACAATGGACCACAATCTAGAAAGGAGGACATTGCTGTTTCACCTGTGTCATCTAAGTGTTCATGGTTAACAAACTGCTTAGATGGTGGATCTATAGCTGATGGAAAGTCTCAAAGTATTCATTTGAGAGGTGATACTAACATGTATGGGTCAAACCCAAGCCGTGTAGCAGTTAGATCTGCTACAACAGTAAGCCAGTCTGAAAGGTGCAACGATGCCCTAGGTGATATGTTAAATATCAGAATGAAGAACACAGGTTGGGATATGATGCCTGAAGATCAAAAGCACTCTCAACATGATGCAAGGGATGTGACTGATTCGTCTAATCGGTGTGTTTTGAGCTCAGATGCGGCTAGAGACGATGATTCACTGCAAAAAAAGGGACTATTGAATAGAGATCTTCAAGGAGTGGAACGGCAAAAATCATTTGACAGACCCCAGAGGAATGAATTGAGCAG ATCTGACGATGGTTATGGCTCAGGCTCAAAATCTGGAAGGGCAATGGACTCTCATGGATCGCATGACATGTATGGCACATCCCGTCATGTTCAGACAAGCGCTCGGGTGGAGTGGGTGGAAAGTTCAAAACGTCCTCGTTCTACTCGGCACAAATCACCTGAATATTATAATTATGGCACATCAGGTCCAAGGAATGCTGCAGAAGCTGCTGTGGCAAAGATGCAGAGCAGTGGCTTTGTTGTTGCACGTGATGGCACTTTAGTAAGAGCTGTTGATGCTGCAAATGCTGGTCAGATGCCCAGAAGGATGCGAAATCCTTTAAGTAGCTCATGCCACCTGATTTCTGGATGGGGTTCCCCAGTTGACAGGGATGAAGCCTGTGGGATGTCCAGAGGCCCCGTGCATGCTAGGAAAGCATCTCCAGAGCGTCACTTTGGTGCAAATAGTAACCGGTCCAGTCGATATGGTTCTGAAATGGAGAAAAATCATACTACTGATGCAAATTTGAGTTCTGTCCATTGCTCGCTGTCCAGTAGACAACGAGGCACCCCGACATCTAGAGCATCACTTAACCTTTCCCGTGCTCACAGCAGATCTCCTTCTGGGTCCAGGTCTCGATCCCCACATGATTGGGCACCTAGGAACAGAGGCAAGATCATGGCAAATGGAGGTTCAACTTTATGGAAGCATAGTAGATCTCCACCTAATCACATGACTAAAGGTGAAATTGGTAGAATGGCTTCACCTCGGAGACAACCTGGATATGATGATCGAGCTATGTGTTACAGTCCACTATCAAGAAACAACACATACTCCAAGAATGCTTCGACATGGGTTGATGGAAGGAATGGTTCAGCAGTGGATATTTCTGATGATCATAATAAAAGGTATTCAAGGAGAAGCTCACCTCTGAGAATTACCTCACGGAATGACAGATTTGATGTCATGGACTCCCAAGGACGACCAAGGTCTGGAGAATTCTACCGTCCGACACAAGGAAGACTTCTTTATGGTTACAATAGGGAAAATAAGCATGGCAGAAATGGTGAAGATGGAAGGGAATGCACTGATAGATATGCGAATAATTCTGTCAAGCGATATGACCGGAGTGGTGCAGTAAAGCAATTTAGAAATGATACTGGTGATAAATTTCGGACTCGTATTTCTGCTCCCAGATCGCCAGATCTCCAAAGGGGGGTGAGTCCTCGGAGATTTGACAGAAGCTTTGAGAGGTAG